DNA from bacterium:
CGAAAGCCCGGAGGGGCTCTTCGACGGCTATGCCCTGTACGGACTGTTCAATCCGGTGTTTCAACCGGTCTGGGAGGAAACGGTCCGGGAGATGGGAAGGAAGCGTTTCGGCGGGAACCGTTTGACCGCCGCGTCGGCGGCCCTGGCCCGTTATGTGCTCACGCCGAGTTCCCGAACCCGGTATTTTCTGAGCCGTCTGAACGAAAACGCCGCGAAAATGAAGGCGTCGCCGGCCGCGATCGCCTCCTCCGCCGCGTTCGGGCCGGTGGGGGCCGGTGACGGCGCGCTCCATTTCCTGGCGGCGCTGAGGAAGGGGGAGGGGCCGTGACGGTCTGCAAGAAATGCCTGGTCAGTTCCCGCGACTCCGGGGTCGAACTGGACGGGGAGGGGCTCTGCCGGCTCTGCCGGTCGGCCCGTTCCGGTTCCCGGCCTGCGCCCCCCCCCGAACTGGTCGACCGCTGCCTGCGGGATTTCGAAGAGACCGTGGCCGGGGTCAGGGGCCGTTTCGCCTACGATGGGCTGATCTGCCTGAGCGGGGGGAAGGACAGCTCCTACCTGGCCTTTCTCCTCCGGGAAAAGTACGGGCTGAAGCTGCTGGGCTTCAACCTCCGGACCGGCTTCGAGGCCCCCGGGGCCGGGGCCAACCTCGAGCGGGTGATCCGGAAACTGGGCATCGAGCTGGATCGTTTTGTCTGGCCGGCCGATTTCAGCCGCCGCTTCTACCGCTATTTTTTCGGGCGCCCCCTTCGGGAAGGCCTGACCGCCACGGTCTGCCGGGCCTGCCAGCTGGCTTTGCTCGGGGCCGCGGTGCAAGCCGCCCGCCGGCGAAGCATCCCCCTCGTCTTCGTCGGCTATTCGCCCTTCCAGACCGCGGAAAAGTGGTTCTACGAGATCGAAAAAGCCACTCTCGACGCCCACTACCGCGCCTTCGACGGTTTCTGGGAGCAGCCGGGCCTTTCCCCGGGGTTCAAAAAGAATTTTTATCCACTCGGGGATGAGGCGGCAGGGGGGGAAGGGGGCTCCTTTCCCCGGGTCCTGATCCCCCTTCACGTCTGCGGTTGCCCCTCGGAAAAGCGGGTACGGGAAAAACTCGCCGAACTGGGGCTCCTCGCCGCGAAAAAAACCCTCCCCCGCCGTACCAAGTGCCGTCTGGTCTGGCTCTCGGCGTATCTCGATACCGTTCATTTCGACGATTACCCGTTCCGGGAACTGGTCAGCGAAAAGATCCGGGTGGGCGAAGCCTCCCGGCGGAGATACCTGGCGGCCGGCGCGATCTTCACCTGGCTCTGCCGCCACCGTCTCTTCCGGAAGAGGCTGATCCGCAAGACCCTGGCCGAACTGGGGTTGGACGAGGCCGAGGCGCTGGCATGCCTCGGGAAAGCCCGGAAGTCCGATCGCGGGTACCGGGATATCTTCCGGATTCGTCCGGACCGGGAAATCCTCCCCGGTCCGGAAGGGGAGGCGCGGCCGTGAAGCGGGTCCAGTACGACCGGATCGCCGACCGCTACCTCCGGGTCGACCCGGATCCGATTCACCGCTACGCGGTCGTTCCCACGGTTCTCGAAATGGCGGGGGACGTCGCCGGCCGCGCGGCGATCGACCTCGCCTGCGGCAGCGGCATGTTCTGCCGGCTGTTGAAGGAGAGGGGGGCCCGGCGGGTGGTGGGGATCGACATCTCCTCCCGGCAGATCGCCCTGGCCCGGGCGGAGAACCGCGAGCGGGGGATCGAGTACCGGGAAATGTCCGCCGATGCGGCGGATGGGAAATTCGGGCCGGAGTTCGATCTGGCCACCGCCGTGTTCCTGCTCCACTACTCGGAGTCGGAGGCCAAACTGCGCCGGATGGTGGGGGCGATCTTTCGGATCCTGAAACCGGGCGGCCGTTTCGCGGGGATCGTCCAGAACCCCGATTTGCAGTTCTTCGAGGGGGTGCGTTACCGGCGCCGGTTCCGCCGGCCCGGGGGCGGACCGGTCCGGGACGGGGAGAAGGTCTTCCTGGAGATCCACGGGGACAAGGGGAAGCTCTGCGAATTCTACTACTTCCACTGGTCCCGGAAGGTCTACGAGGCCGCGTTCGCCGCCGCCGGGTTTCCCGGCCTCGACTGGGTCCCCCTCCGGGTGGACCCCGCCGGGAACCCCGGGTACGGCCGGGACGTCTTGGAGCCGTTCGAGAAAAATCCCAACCTGATCGGCTTGACGGCGGTGAAGGCCCCGGAGCGCTGAGGGGTGAAAGCCGCGGGCCGCAGGTTTCGGGAGCCGGGCGCCCGGCTTCAGGTCTTCAGGCCGAGGTTGTAGTATTCGCAGAAGGAAACCCGTTTCTCCAGGCCCGGGTTGAAGGAAGGGTAGGGGCAGAACTCCCGCACCATCTCCTCGTCGTAGTTTTCCGGGTAGTACATGCACTGGAACTGGAGCCAGTAATACCCGGGGGGGATGAAGGTGTCGGCCAGCTCTTTCCGTCCCGGGATGAAGCGCCGGGCCAGCGGACGGGAAAATCCCATCCGGAAAAGATCGCCGGCGAACCGCCGGAGGAAGAAGCGCCGGGCCCGGCCGGGATCGCCGGGCAGCATCTCCCGGAAACGCCGGACGATCCCGTCCCATTTTTCCAGGTCGAAACCGTCCTCCCGGCGGTCCGAACGAGGCATCAGGACCGTCTGGGAGTTGAAGCAGTGGTAGATCCGGCGCACGGCCCGGGAGATGAGGTTGATCTTCAGGGCCGTGAACAGTTCGTCCGGGGAGGAGAAGACGGCGCTGGAGGCGACGACCGCGTCCCAGAGTTCGTCGGCCAGGTATTCGTTTTCCCGTCCGAATCCCCGGCTTCCCCGGTGCATATACCCCATGACGTTGATCTTGAAAAGCTCGGGGCGGCTCCGGGTCAAGGCCAGGATGCCGGGGAGCTGGTCGTCGTTGACCCCCCGGGCGCAGACGAAGAAAATGATGAGCTTGAGCCCGGCCCGGCGGACGTTTTCAAGTACTTTCTCCCGCTGCCCCAGCAGCGGTTCGCCCCGCATCGTTTCGTAGATGCCGTCGCTGTCGGTCGTGTCGAACCAGGGGGCGACGGCATAGAGACCGCGGTCCGCCAGCGACTGCAGATATTCGAGGTCGTCCAGGCGCCGGGCGTTGGTGACCATGACCGGGAAATTCCCGGAAGCGCGGATCATGGCGACGATCTCCCCCAGGTCGTCGCGGACGGTCGACTCCCCCCCGGTCAGCTTGAAGTTGATTCCCCGGCCCCGCAGCGGCTTCAGCTTTTCCCGTATTTCCGCCAGGGGCATTTCCGGGGGCATCACCCGTCCCTCGTCCGCGGCGAAGCAGATCGGACAGGACATGTTGCAGCGCAGGGTGGTGGTGAAGGCGCAGGATTCGATCCTGTCCCGCCGATAGGGGAAATGCTCCGCCAAGAGCCGGTACAGTTCCATCAGCTCCCGGTAATACCGGGGGTACTTCCCGATCCGGGAGCGGAAATGCCCGTGTTCGGGGCAGTCCTTTTCCATATAGACGGAGCCGTCCGCTTCGACCACG
Protein-coding regions in this window:
- a CDS encoding class I SAM-dependent methyltransferase, yielding MKRVQYDRIADRYLRVDPDPIHRYAVVPTVLEMAGDVAGRAAIDLACGSGMFCRLLKERGARRVVGIDISSRQIALARAENRERGIEYREMSADAADGKFGPEFDLATAVFLLHYSESEAKLRRMVGAIFRILKPGGRFAGIVQNPDLQFFEGVRYRRRFRRPGGGPVRDGEKVFLEIHGDKGKLCEFYYFHWSRKVYEAAFAAAGFPGLDWVPLRVDPAGNPGYGRDVLEPFEKNPNLIGLTAVKAPER
- a CDS encoding radical SAM protein, whose protein sequence is MNSTPIRKTVSLCPVCRRRLPADVVEADGSVYMEKDCPEHGHFRSRIGKYPRYYRELMELYRLLAEHFPYRRDRIESCAFTTTLRCNMSCPICFAADEGRVMPPEMPLAEIREKLKPLRGRGINFKLTGGESTVRDDLGEIVAMIRASGNFPVMVTNARRLDDLEYLQSLADRGLYAVAPWFDTTDSDGIYETMRGEPLLGQREKVLENVRRAGLKLIIFFVCARGVNDDQLPGILALTRSRPELFKINVMGYMHRGSRGFGRENEYLADELWDAVVASSAVFSSPDELFTALKINLISRAVRRIYHCFNSQTVLMPRSDRREDGFDLEKWDGIVRRFREMLPGDPGRARRFFLRRFAGDLFRMGFSRPLARRFIPGRKELADTFIPPGYYWLQFQCMYYPENYDEEMVREFCPYPSFNPGLEKRVSFCEYYNLGLKT